The DNA segment TCGCCCGTTTTATGGCCTCTGGCTCTATGACCCATTCCTGAGCGGCTATTCGTTCTTCCCGTTTTACAGTAGCTGGTTCTCACCCTATGGGTTTAACTACTCGATCTGCTACGGCCTGCCGTGGTGGTACTATCGGCCATTGCCATACGGATATTTTCCAAATGGATATGGCGGAACTGGTGCGGGCACTGGAACCGGCACTGGCACTGGCACTGGCGGAACATCAGCCGGGAACGACTCGAAGTTTACCGTTGCACCACCGGTTCGCATCCGGCCAACCCTGACTGGGGGAACCCCAGGTGTCACAACCACCAAAAACAACAAAACGACCCTGCCGACCAGTGCGGGACAAACCCTGCCGACCGTGAGTGGGAGTGCAGCTTCAACAACATCAATCCGACCAACATCGGATAAAAAACCACGTGAATTTCCAACACCAGCCCAGGCAATCTCGATTCGTTCAACGTTGGACAGCATGGCCAATTCTGAACGGGGATATACTGGCGGTGGCTATACCGGATCTTCGGCAACCTCAACTGGCAGAGGCGGTGGCGGTGCCGGTCGTGTAACAGCCGCTCCTTCAGCCGGCAGCACCCCTCGCCCAACCAACACCACCCTGAGTCCAGGGCGGACACGCAACAATTAAACCAATTTGGGCTGAGGGTATCGGGCTAAGGGCTGAGGGAAATACATTTTTATCAGTCACTTAGCTCCTCAGAAATGCGAGCATTTGATTCCAAAATGGGATAAGAGCGAACTCAGAACTCGCTCAACAGAAAAAAGGTGATGGAAGTAATTTCCATCACCTTTTCTTTTTGGCCTGGCAAGCGGTGATTTACCGCTCGCGACTCACCCTTCTACCAATTTGGAATGAGCCTATCGCATTTTTGAGAAGCTAAGTGACTGATATGAATGTATTACCCTCAGCCCCTAGCCCGATACCCTCAGCCCCAAATAGTATAACTACTCGCTACTCGCTACTCGCTCTTAGATATCAAAGTACATCTGAAATTCGAGTGGGTGTGGCCGCATGCGCATCACATCCACTTCGCGCTTGCGCTTGTAAGAAATGTGACGTTCGATGAGTTGTTCGGTAAAGACATCGCCCTTGAGCAGGAACTCATAATCTTTTTCAAGCGCATTGAGTGATTCTTCAAGCGACCCCGGCAAGCTGGCCACTTTCTTCAACTCTTCCGGCTCCAGATCATAAATATCCTTATCAAGCGGATCTCCGGGATCAATTTTGTTCTGAATTCCATCCAGACCAGCCATCAACAAAGCGGCAAAGGTCAGGTAGGGATTGCAGCTTGGATCCGGCGGTCGGAATTCCAGCCGCTTTTGTTTTGGATTGGATGAAAACATCGGAATCCGAATCGCCGCCGAACGGTTGCGGGCTGAGTACGCCAGGTTGACCGGGGCTTCAAAGCCAGGCACCAACCGTTTGTAGCTATTGGTCGTTGGCGCGGCAAAGGCAATGATTGCTGGGGCGTGTTTGAGCAGACCGCCAATGTAATAGAGCGCCATTTCCGACAATCCGGCGTAGTTGTCCCCCGCAAAAAGTGGTTTCCCATCTTTCCAGAGCGACTGGTGGCAGTGCATCCCCGAGCCATTATCGCCAAACAGCGGTTTGGGCATAAAGGTTGCCGCTTTCCCATACTGATAGGCCGTGTTGCGGACAATGTACTTAAAGAGGAGCACGTTATCAGCCGTGCCCAGCAGGGTTGAAAACCGGAAATCAATTTCGCACTGGCCGCCGGTCGCGACTTCGTGGTGATGGCATTCCGGATGAATCCCAATTGATTCCAGGTTGATCATAATTTCCGAGCGCAGGTCATGGAGCGAATCCATCGGCGGCACTGGAACATAGCCTTCCTTGGTCCGAATCCGAAAGCCCAGATTGTCAGCCTTTCGGCCACTGTTCCAGTTGCCTTCGACTGAATCAAACTCATACATGGCGCAATTGGGATCATTTTTGTACCGGACGCTGTCAAAGACAAAAAATTCAGCTTCCGGGCCAAAATACGCCGTATCCGCCAGACCAGTAAATTTCAAATAGCTCTCCGCCCGTTTGGCAACTGAGCGGGGATCAAGCGGAT comes from the Acidobacteriota bacterium genome and includes:
- the glnA gene encoding type I glutamate--ammonia ligase yields the protein MDPKTVLQYAVDKQIKFVDVRFTDLPGSWQHLTFPISELHEDTFENGFGFDASSLRGWAAINESDMLLIPDPTRFWVDPFFEEDTLCLFADVVDPITKEGYPLDPRSVAKRAESYLKFTGLADTAYFGPEAEFFVFDSVRYKNDPNCAMYEFDSVEGNWNSGRKADNLGFRIRTKEGYVPVPPMDSLHDLRSEIMINLESIGIHPECHHHEVATGGQCEIDFRFSTLLGTADNVLLFKYIVRNTAYQYGKAATFMPKPLFGDNGSGMHCHQSLWKDGKPLFAGDNYAGLSEMALYYIGGLLKHAPAIIAFAAPTTNSYKRLVPGFEAPVNLAYSARNRSAAIRIPMFSSNPKQKRLEFRPPDPSCNPYLTFAALLMAGLDGIQNKIDPGDPLDKDIYDLEPEELKKVASLPGSLEESLNALEKDYEFLLKGDVFTEQLIERHISYKRKREVDVMRMRPHPLEFQMYFDI